One segment of Castanea sativa cultivar Marrone di Chiusa Pesio chromosome 3, ASM4071231v1 DNA contains the following:
- the LOC142626702 gene encoding ABC transporter I family member 20: MGLKQSEKLEPMIEINGLKFTYPGIDGHPPPGSTPLIEDFSLSLHSGDRCLLVGSNGAGKTTILKILGGKHMVEPHMVRILGRSAFHDTALTSSGDLSYLGGEWKREVAFAGFEVAIQMDVSAEKMIYGVAGIDPQRRDELIKVLDINLSWRMHKVSDGQRRRVQICMGLLKPFKVLLLDEITVDLDVLARADLLKFLRKECEERGATIIYATHIFDGLENWPSHIVYVAHGKLQLAMPMDKVKEISNLSLMRTVESWLRKERDEERKRRKERKACGLPEFEKQIEGSRVTGDPARAATRALNNGWAAGRLNSTIAGEENFVLSSNRVLR; this comes from the exons ATGGGTTTGAAGCAAAGTGAAAAGTTAGAGCCAATGATAGAGATCAACGGTCTAAAATTCACGTACCCCGGAATCGACGGTCATCCTCCGCCGGGTTCCACTCCTTTAATCgaagatttctctctctctcttcactctGGAGATCGCTGCCTCCTTGTTGGATCCAATGGCGCTG GGAAAACGACAATTCTGAAGATATTGGGAGGGAAGCACATGGTTGAACCCCATATGGTCCGCATACTTGGAAGATCAGCATTTCATGACACTGCATTGACTTCTTCTGGTGATCTCAGCTATCTTGGTGGCGAG TGGAAGCGAGAAGTTGCTTTTGCCGGGTTTGAGGTTGCAATACAAATGGatgtttctgcagaaaaaatGATATATGGAGTTGCTGGTATTGATCCTCAAAGAAGAGATGAGTTAATTAAG GTACTGGATATCAATCTATCATGGAGGATGCACAAGGTATCTGATGGTCAGAGAAGACGAGTGCAAATCTGTATGGGTCTTCTCAAGCCATTCAAG GTCCTTCTTCTTGATGAGATAACAGTTGACCTTGATGTTCTAGCAAGGGCTGACCTTCTGAAGTTTCTAAGAAAGGAGTGTGAAGAGCGAGGTGCCACAATCATCTATGCAACACATATATTCGATGGCCTAGAGAACTGGCCATCTCATATA GTTTATGTGGCTCATGGGAAGTTGCAATTAGCAATGCCTATGGATAAAGTCAAGGAAATCAGCAACCTGTCACtaatg AGAACAGTTGAAAGTTGGCTGAGGAAAGAACGAGATGAGGAGAGgaagagaaggaaagagagaaaagcatGTGGACTTCCAgaatttgagaaacaaattgAAGGAAGTCGTGTGACTGGTGATCCAGCCCGTGCTGCCACTCGAGCGCTTAACAATGGTTGGGCAGCAGGCCGGTTGAATTCCACCATTGCTGGAGAAGAGAACTTTGTTTTAAGCTCAAATAGAGTTCTGAGATAG